One Cydia pomonella isolate Wapato2018A chromosome 14, ilCydPomo1, whole genome shotgun sequence DNA segment encodes these proteins:
- the LOC133524925 gene encoding uncharacterized protein LOC133524925 — MKILIVCTVTALVVCSNEALNNHENELEVLIPYDHLKKVLLCLDSDDQLTKLTKNSVKDIDLRWKLIDEHPKLNIEYNTVHTCKVKIDVEIEPKGILAVVAPKPLESSSQIPMYFFDTPFLSEEDVDEFPNGLFPLRSHWQSLKHAFSHYLTTHGYQRMVVVSDDSYYSAAFEAELIEHFKEKEFVFDVQRKPNRGSFDRVSTALNVVDFYITVN; from the exons ATGAAGATTCTAATTGTATGTACTGTGACCGCCCTGGTTGTTTGCAGCAATGAAGCATTAAATAATCATG aaaacgagTTGGAGGTATTAATACCCTACGATCATTTAAAAAAGGTCTTACTATGCCTAGACTCAGACGATCAACTGACCAAACTGACTAAGAATTCTGTAAAAGATATCGATTTACGTTGGAAACTAATCGACGAGCACCCTAAACTCAATATTGAGTACAACACGGTTCACACCTGCAAAGTTAAGATAGATGTCGAAATAGAACCTAAAGGAATTCTTGCTGTAGTCGCTCCAAAGCCACTAGAATCGTCCTCTCAgatacctatgtatttttttgacaCACCATTTCTGAGCGAGGAGGATGTTGATGAATTCCCCAACGGGCTGTTTCCACTTCGTAGTCATTGGCAATCTTTGAAACATGCATTCAGTCATTATTTGACGACTCATGGGTATCAGAGGATGGTGGTTGTCTCTGATGATTCTTATTATAGTGCAGCGTTTGAAGCAGAACTCATAGAGCATTTTAAAGAGAAAGAGTTCGTGTTTGATGTGCAGCGAAAACCTAATAGAGGAAGCTTCGATCGAGTGAGTACAGCACTAAATGtagttgatttttatataacagTAAATTAA